Proteins encoded together in one Apis cerana isolate GH-2021 linkage group LG4, AcerK_1.0, whole genome shotgun sequence window:
- the LOC107999077 gene encoding WD repeat-containing protein 36 — MGHSKIFLRNRALGYVSNHIPLITRYIKRRKENLIVTCTGNAFHTYSCSHFTLLSVSGVHPDEITCLAGDVYHVYTACKNEIYAWRRGSEIKHTYKGHDCTVHTLLPFGPHLVSVDENSNVKIWDIKTEELITELTFNNTHFKITTLMHPNTYINKILFGSEQGQLQLWNLRILKSVYIFNGWNTAITVLEQAPAIDVVAIGLNDGRIILHNLKFDETLFELMQDWGCITSISFRTDEHPIMATGSLDGHIVFWNLEQRKVESQLHKAHFGAVTGLKYLPNEPLLVSSSPDNSLKLWIFDLADGAGRLLRIREAHSEPPTIIRFYGNEGENIITAGSDSSLRLFSTISEMLNKSLGRASFNRKAAKKRGRAVEDPLQMPPITEIAMEVTREKEWDNIVATHSGLGTVTTWSFDKTRMGEYKLFPEKFKGNNNITASSICLTKCGNFVVIGYSNGHVERFNIQSGIHRASYGSDKGAHKGPVKGVMVDPLNQVVITAGKDAYIKYWSFKPKINDTESLAKMILDEPIEWIRYHDESSLIAVALEDFSIVLIDFDTRKIVRRFEGHKGRLTDACFNPDSRWLITASMDCTICTWDIPSSNLIDIFQIPEACTSLHFSPTGEFLATTHVCNLGIYLWSNRTLYSHISLKAINKDDPIPMIGLPNSVIEINDDKEDELSEPELEYISPEQIQENLITMSGLAHSRWQNLLNIDIVKKRNKPKEIPKTESAPFFLPTIPSLELRFDFSDVTNTETNKKFIVHPDFQSLTVFGKSLLSVENNNYQEIIEKLKCMSPSSIDFEIQSLSADEKTLTTLLLHFMKMIYYMIERKRDFELSQAYLAVFLKWHGTTITETESLRNYLNTLQEIQSKTWLILRDKLFYNLSVVQMLKKM, encoded by the exons atgggacatagtaaaatatttttaagaaatcgaGCATTAGGATATGTTTCTAATCATATTCCTCTCATCAcgagatatattaaaagacgaaaagaaaatcttataGTAACGTGTACAGGTAATGCATTCCATACATATAGTTGTTCGCATTTTACACTTCTTAGTGTATCAGGAGTACATCCAGATGAAATTACATGTCTTGCGGGAGATGTTTATCATGTTTATACAGcatgtaaaaatgaaatatacgcCTGGCGAAGAGGATCAGAAATAAAACATACCTATAAAGGTCATGATTGTACAGTACACACTTTATTACCTTTTGGACCACATTTAGTGTCTGTTGATGAAAAtagtaatgttaaaatatgggATATTAAAACAGAAGAGCTAATAACAGAACtcacttttaataatacacatttcaaaattacaacATTAATGCATCCTAATACCtacataaacaaaatattatttggaagTGAACAAGGTCAATTACAATTATGgaatttgagaattttaaaatcagtttatatatttaatggttGGAACACAGCAATTACTGTACTTGAACAAGCACCGGCAATAGATGTTGTAGCAATTGGTTTAAATGATGGAAGaattatattgcataatttaaaatttgatgaaactCTTTTTGAATTAATGCAAGATTGGGGTTGTATAACATCCATTAGTTTTCGCACAGATGAACATCCAATTATGGCCACAGGAAGTTTAGATGGTCATATTGTATTTTGGAACTTAGAGCAACGTAAAGTAGAAAGTCAACTTCATAAAGCTCATTTTGGAGCTGTAAcaggattaaaatatttacccaATGAACCACTCTTAGTATCATCTTCTCCTgacaattctttaaaattatggaTATTTGATTTAGCTGATGGAGCTGGAAGACTTTTAAGAATCAGAGAAGCTCATTCAGAACCTCCTActattattcgtttttatggaaatgaaggtgaaaatataataactgcTGGTAGTGATTCTTCTTTGAGATTATTCTCTACTATTTcagaaatgttaaataaaagtttaggAAGAGCATCTTTTAATAGAAAAGCtgcaaaaaaaagaggaagagctGTTGAAGATCCTTTACAAATGCCACCAATTACTGAAATTGCTATGGAAGTaacaagagaaaaagaatgggATAACATTGTAGCAACACATTCTGGTTTGGGTACAGTTACTACATGGTCTTTTGATAAAACAAGAATgggagaatataaattatttccagaaaaatttaaaggcaataataatattactgcAAGTAGTATATGTTTAACAAAATGTGGAAATTTTGTTGTTATTGGATATAGTAATGGACATGtagaaagatttaatatacaatcaGGAATTCATAGAGCTAGTTATGGTAGTGATAAAGGAGCACATAAAGGTCCTGTAAAAGGTGTAATGGTAGATCCTTTGAATCAAGTTGTAATTACAGCTGGAAAAGATGCATATATAAAGTATTGGAGTTTTAAACCAAAAAtaa atgatACAGAATCACTAGCAAAAATGATACTAGATGAGCCAATTGAATGGATACGATATCATGATGAAAGTTCCCTTATAGCTGTAGCATTGGAAGATTTTAGTATTGtattaatagattttgatactagaaaaattgttcgacGTTTTGAAGGACATAAAGGGCGCTTGACAGATGCATGTTTTAATCCTGACTCAAGATGGTTAATAACAGCATCTATGGATTGTACAATTTGTACATGGGATATTCCTTCTTCTAacttaatagatatttttcag aTTCCAGAAGCATGTACATCATTACATTTTTCTCCAACTGGAGAATTTCTTGCTACAACACATGTGTGTAATCTAGGTATATATTTATGGTCGAATCGCACTCTTTATTctcatatttctttaaaagcgATAAATAAAGATGATCCGATTCCAATGATCGGACTTCCTAATTcggtaatagaaattaatgatGATAAAGAAGATGAACTTTCTGAACCAGAATTGGAGTACATATCTCCAGaacaaattcaagaaaatcttATTACAATGTCTGGTTTAGCTCACTCTAGATGGCAAAATCtgttaaatatagatattgttaaaaaaagaaacaaaccaAAAGAAATACCTAAAACAGAAAGTGCTCCTTTTTTCTTACCAACAATTCCATCATTAGAATTGAGATTTGATTTTTCGGATGTTACAAATACGGAaacgaataagaaatttatcgtaCATCCTGATTTTCAAAGTCTTACTGTATTTGGTAAATCCTTATTATCTGtggaaaacaataattatcaagaaattattgaaaaattaaaatgtatgagTCCAAGttctattgattttgaaattcaatcaCTTTCAGCAGATGAAAAAACATTGACTACTTTATTActtcattttatgaaaatgatttattatatgatagaaAGAAAACGAGACTTTGAATTATCGCAAGCTTATTTagctgtatttttaaaatggcaTGGAACAACAATAACAGAAACTGAatcattaagaaattatttaaacacatTACAAGAGATACAATCCAAAACATGGTTGATATTAAgagataaattgttttataatcttaGTGTTGtacaaatgttaaaaaagatgtaa
- the LOC107999036 gene encoding nucleoporin NDC1 — protein sequence MIQMNKKGCKELLMQRMFLAIISSIAVQFFLVTLLFLITNLNTDYTSWIQNTWTAITSFRMWSYFCVLATVTFFQGVICSKNYSNVPPYLKSRFNKFCGIFTSQNILLGALHIIIGGLLVWMHLSIKGGRYGFLMTECNIVYGTCLMEEHYFLFLSGLWSGLYFFLKTSIFHTKYLKFPIIFSSKFSRFKTGICSLLPSLMIECIWPTLYYLIAYYFLGYNCCSTILFLSSAQLESEPLSNISNLLNFSLIFQLWLYQLIFVLVINSMYLLFELYLTEWVLFEFKQNNVFDIDESRMTLSEALSIDKVPIMQHLGYLDLVTIVQKDKTRRSILFTLSQPGGHPYNWNCIVEKCIGLIKKFSDDLTAAYVKPQELPPCAPCSTITHVTTFQKEYVYRMRNLVKEEVQLPTDQTDIKKEDDELFIQKFIKTKWNNFLTYLLSKPLISYIFGEIEGGKVCHILFNGQMVIWAADAISSLAVVSLTEDTYGIAQKDLPLIINTLLELKQALDKLQKSNIMAKKQDGDDKFIKQIFYSLRAATKRSLYRIITSFEIYMEDLALETRTMEQIYSFLTYRE from the coding sequence atgatacagatgaataaaaaaggatGTAAAGAATTGTTAATGCAAAGAATGTTCTTAGCTATAATCTCCAGTATAGCAGTACAATTCTTTCTTGtgactcttttatttttaattacaaatttaaacacGGATTACACATCATGGATTCAAAACACATGGACAGCGATAACCTCTTTTCGAATGTGGAGTTATTTCTGCGTTCTTGCTACTGTTACATTCTTTCAAGGAGTTATTTGcagcaaaaattattcaaatgtaCCaccttatttaaaaagtaggtttaataaattttgtggaATATTTAcatcacaaaatattttactggGTGCATTACATATTATCATTGGTGGCCTTCTTGTTTGGAtgcatttatcaataaaaggAGGTAGATATGGCTTTTTAATGACAGAATGTAATATAGTTTATGGAACATGTCTAATGGAAGaacattactttttatttctaagcGGATTATGGAgtggattatattttttcttaaagacTAGTATCTttcatacaaaatatttgaaatttcctataatattttcatcaaaattttcaagatttaaaaCAGGAATATGCTCTTTACTTCCATCATTAATGATTGAGTGTATATGGccaactttatattatttaattgcttaTTATTTCTTAGGTTATAATTGTTGttctacaatattatttttatcatctgcACAATTAGAAAGTGAACCATTgagtaatatttctaatttattgaatttttcattgatttttcaattatggttatatcaattgatatttgtattagtaattaatagcatgtatttattgtttgaattatatttgacaGAATGGGTTCTTTTTGAATTCAAACAGAACAATGTATTTGACATTGATGAATCTAGAATGACACTTTCTGAAGCATTATCTATAGATAAAGTACCAATAATGCAACATCTAGGATATTTAGATTTAGTTACAATAGTTCAAAAAGATAAGACAAGAAGgagtatattatttacactCAGTCAACCTGGAGGTCATCCTTATAATTGGAATTGTATTGTAGAAAAATGTATTggtcttattaaaaaattttctgatgACCTTACTGCAGCATATGTTAAACCACAAGAATTACCTCCATGTGCTCCATGTTCAACAATAACACATGTTACtacatttcaaaaagaatatgtatatCGTATGCGCAATTTAGTAAAAGAAGAAGTACAATTACCTACTGATCAAACtgacataaaaaaagaagatgatgaattatttattcaaaaatttataaaaacaaaatggaACAATTTTTTGACATATTTGCTTTCTAAACCACttatttcttacatttttgGGGAAATAGAAGGAGGTAAAGTGtgtcatattttattcaatggaCAAATGGTAATTTGGGCTGCAGATGCAATTTCATCTTTAGCTGTAGTATCACTAACTGAAGATACTTATGGAATTGCTCAAAAAGATCTACCACTTATAATCAATACTTTACTTGAGCTAAAACAAGCTCTTGATAAATTACAGAAATCGAATATTATGGCAAAAAAACAAGATGgagatgataaatttattaaacaaatcttCTATTCTTTACGTGCTGCAACAAAGCGAAGcctttatagaattattacaagttttgaaatttatatggaAGATTTAGCATTAGAAACCAGAACAATGGAACAAATATACAGTTTTCTCACTTATagggaataa
- the LOC107999029 gene encoding ras association domain-containing protein 2, with protein sequence MWKCHKCGKPVYFAERKQSLGYDWHPECLRCEECGKRLNPGQHAEHKGVPYCHVPCYGALFGPQLFGHGTRVESHTSFGKKEIRPSLPRSHLESKLKVFNQYYEGKSGGIRSREVNGRLILEGALRIYWGVRGVIHLKEDDDQRTVVTARNRNSCRRSVSDSIEDEEKEEDSVKETCEQDTDTETKSIPTSPDHLKSLTLPMKLDVKNMEWDELDELLQVERKVEDGKKLYQTMPENLPSISSQTSDTQPLSSQSSLDRSDSRENSEIDSPNHQTNRGNDSSVTSTPTHSIGSSSSTDTPIYHGTPNRNGTLRRVEYFDNLEKNISNNRSISTDDSWIEKGLNRSMSGPDCLQRHRTDSDTDSVNSLQFREDDNMTMSTDSGLELDGVVLRRKQGSTAIRRRPGGRRQSRSRLRRRCSINGHFYNRETSFFTPPHGSQMSVWITSLVNTQEVINLMLDKYKVDAKPDNFALFVVRDNGEQRRLRDDEYPLEVRVVLGPHENVARLFLVDKLSTPEISSDVAQFLNLSLAECHGILQRYHYEEERQILLLKEKYKEMRRRIRQRMEELKVRL encoded by the exons ATGTGGAAGTGCCATAAATGCGGAAAACCAGTGTATTTCG CTGAACGCAAACAATCATTGGGATATGACTGGCATCCAGAATGTTTAAGATGTGAAGAATGTGGAAAACGTTTAAATCCAGGCCAACATGCAGAG catAAAGGTGTACCATATTGTCATGTACCATGTTATGGTGCTTTATTTGGACCACAATTATTTGGCCATGGAACAAGAGTTGAATCACATACAagttttggaaaaaaagaaattcgaccATCATTGCCCag atcaCATTTAGAGTCAAAATTAAAGgttttcaatcaatattatgAAGGCAAAAGTGGTGGTATAAGAAGTCGTGag GTTAATGGAAGATTGATATTGGAAGGTGCACTTCGTATTTATTGGGGTGTCAGAGGAGTGAttcatttaaaagaagatGATGATCAACGTACAGTAGTTACAGCTCGGAATAGAAATTCATGCAGACGTAGTGTTTccgat agTATAGAAgatgaggaaaaagaagaagattctGTTAAAGAAACTTGTGAACAAGATACAGATACTGAAACAAAATCTATTCCAACTTCTCCTGATCATCTTAAGAGCCTCACTTTACCAATGAAATTAGatgttaaaaatatggaatggGATGAATTGGATGAACTGCTTCAg gttGAACGTAAAGTTGAAGATGGAAAGAAGTTATACCAAACAATGCCCGAAAATTTGCCATCAATTAGTTCGCAAACTTCTGACACACAGCCTCTTTCTTCTCAATCCAGTCTTGATAGGTCTGATTCTCgagaaaattcagaaatagACAGTCCAAATCATCAAACTAATCGTGGTAATGATAGTAGCGTAACTAGTACACCCACGCACAGTATAGGTAGTTCTTCCAGTACTGATACACCTATTTACCATGGTACACCAAATCGAAATGGAACGCTTCGAAGGGtagaatatttcgataatttggagaaaaatatatctaataacagATCTATTAGTACCGATGATAGTTGGATAGAAAAAGGCTTAAATCGATCAATGTCTGGTCCTGATTGTCTCCAAAGACATCGAACTGATAGCGATACAGATTCTGTGAATTCTTTACAATTTAGAGAGGATGATAATATGACAATGTCTACTGACAGTGGATTAGAG ctgGATGGCGTAGTTTTACGTCGAAAACAAGGATCCACTGCAATTAGACGTCGTCCAGGTGGTAGACGCCAATCACGTAGTCGATTACGCCGACGTTGTTCGATTAATGgacatttttataatcgtgAAACTAGTTTTTTCACACCACCACATGGATCTCAAATGTCTGTTTGGATTACAAGTTTGGTAAATACTCAAGAAGTTATTAATCTCATGttggataaatataaagttgaTGCGAAGCCAGATAATTTCGCGTTGTTTGTAGTCCGTGATAATGGtg aacaaAGAAGATTAAGAGATGACGAATATCCATTGGAGGTTCGCGTAGTATTAGGTCCACATGAAAATGTCGCGCGACTTTTTTTAGTGGATAAATTGTCAACTCCAGAAATTAGTTCTGATGTTGCACAATTCCTTAATCTTTCTTTAGCAGAATGTCATGGTATTTTACAGCGTTATCATTATGAAGAGGAGCGTCAGATtcttttattgaaagaaaa atataaggAGATGCGAAGAAGAATACGGCAAAGAATGGAAGAATTGAAGGTTCGATTATAA